The sequence GCATTAGATTCTTGAATAGTTTGATAATATGAATGATCTGATACTTTCTTAACAAAATAAGCAAATGCCTTACCTCTAGACATCATCTCATCCCATAATATGTCTTGTCTACCTTCTATGCCTAGTTTATGTTGGGCAATTTCTGGCAAACATTTTTTGGCTATATCTAATATTTGCGGTGATATTGACCTTGTTGCCATTAGTTCAATTGATTGTTGATCTCCTAACTTTGCTCCTATTAGCAGAGTTAAATCAGTAAGGAAGTCATCTTGAACAGTACCATAACCTTTTCTTAGATACTCTGATAAATATGAAGCAACCTCTTGTTTCCCTGCCACTAAATGTAAGTATAAATTCCAAGCAGTGTCTTTTCGGTCATCATTAAATAATTCTTGGTATTTTGCAAATTCAGGCTTTTTAACTTTTTCCAACTTTAGTATATCTGAGTGATAATCTTCTAAAACGCTTGCAACATTAATTTGATATTTCTTACTTAAATAGTCATGAATTTGTTCTTGAACATGCCTTGATGTATCAGACATATGTGTTATACTATATAAAAATTTCTTACCTGGCATAGTTACCTCCTATTTACTTGAGTGTTGTTTAATTGTAATTTTGATGTATTTACTGGTGGCGGTGTATTAGATGGAGAGCCTCTACTCATAAACTTTTCTATCATACTACCTACTTTTTTAGTTGTTTCAGTTTTCATTTTTAAAGACTCATCCCTCAATAAAGGTAATTGTGGCTTTACCGGAGTTAAGCCTAATTTTTCATAACCACCACATATTTTTACAAGGTTTTCTAACTCTTCCAATGCTGTACTACTTGCATCTGCTGTTTTTTCTTTTTGATATGCTACCGCATGGGTATAATAATGTCTTGCTACTGACCTAGCAGCTAAAGTGGGATCTTGCTCGACAAGCTGTTGTAATAATCCTCTTTGCTGATCTCGCAAATCAGTTGCCGGTTGTAATTCATCCAAGATTGTTTGATACTTAACAATTGCTTGCTCAGGAGACATGTCATAGATACACTGAAAATTTTCTGACATTTTTTCAAATAATTGTCGATTAGCAACATTATCACTATTTTCTGTTAGCTGCACTCCACGTGATATCATTTCCGCTTGTCGTTTTGCTAATTCATAATGCTCAGCTGTTTTCTCTAATGTTTCTTCGGCTAATTTTAGCTTATCAAGATGATATTGCTTTTTTTCTTCTTGTATTGACAAATCACTATTAACAATATTAGCAGTAACTATCATATCCTGAGCAGTAGTGATATTTTGAGAGAGGTCAATTTCTTGTCCCTTATTTTTTTCCAAAGCTAACATCATTTCTCGATATTTACCTTGGGTTACTGGCAAACTATAGACATGCCTTAAATGTTCTATATAGCCTATTGCTTCATCTCCTTCACCATTAAATCTCACTGGCTTTGGACTACTGATCTCTGATAATTTACCTTGACTATCATAATGAGCAGTAAAATATACAGCTCGATCCTTGGCAATATTTCGACCATTTTCATCTTTTACAGCTAATGACAAATGCATAGGACCGCTTTTATTTGCCAATTCTGTTGGTAGGTCTATAGTTCGATAGCTATTGATTTGTTTAAATGTGCCATCTGACAAAGAAACTATGCTATTAATTTTATGAGTTGTTTCCTTGATAGTAGCTAACTCATCACCTGAATTATTTCTTACTATTTGGCTTCTGACATTGTTTTGCTTATCACCATCTTGCCAATTTATTGTATGAAATTGATCGGCAAAATTATGATGAACATTCTTATATCCTGCTATCTCTGTTTTTTCTAATTCAGCTTTAACTTTACCATCTAGAAATGCTTGATCAATTATTACTCGGTTATTGACATTTTTCAGATATTCAGCAAGTTTCTGATCATCATAGTCAATTACTGTTATGTCATAATACTGGGCTATATATTCTCTTAAAATACCACGCTGTTTTTGTAAGATTTCATGCCTGATGGCTTCGGTAATGGGGTCTAAGTCTTCTATACCCCCAAAGCTGCTACTAGCTGAACCTGCTAAAATAAACAAGTCTTGTGATTCTTCTGTTTGTTCTATAACCTCATTACTATTCTCTTGAGGACTATTAATGGGTTGCGGGTTATCTTTCATAATTCTTCTACTATTTTGCAATGATGTATGTGCCTATAACTCGTCATTGCGAGACCATGTAAGGTCGTAGCAATCCATAAAGTAATTAGAAATGGATTGCTTCGTCGTAGCAGTGCTACTTCCTCGCAATGACGCATATATACCGTCATTGCGAGGAGCTACTTTAGTAGCGACGAAGTAATCCAAAGCTTCTTGCAATGACGTTGATATTGGTAATATTTACGTTATAAAACTGCAAAAATAATAGAGTTTGACTAGAGGGAGAGATTTGTGTATGATCATAGGTACACCTCAATAAGGGTTATAATTTAATAGCAATAGCTATTGGATTAATTTCGCTAGTAAGTACTTTTCGTCTGCAAAACTTCTGAGTACTTACCTAGTTTACGACCTAAATGTAACATTCAAATTTTAGCCTTATTAATAAGCTAAACGCTTGAGTGTTACACTGGCTCTTTTGGTTTGAGACTTATAGCTAATCCGATTAGCATTACTCCGTCATTGAGAGTAGTCACTTCGTGGTGACGAAGCAATCCAATCTAATGAAAATGGATTGCCACGACCGCTCACGTGGTCTCGCAATGACGAAAGTGCTTTTTACCCAAATGTCATTGCGAGAAGTGCGTAAGCACTACGAAGCAATCCAAATTTAATCATTTTTTGGATTGCTTCGTCACAACTAAAGTGGCTTCTCGCAATGACAGTATGTTGCAAAGTGGCTTCTTACAATGACGCCAAAGCTAAATACTAATCGGATAGTTAAAACAAAATGTGTATTTTGGTTTAAAAAATTAGTCAGTAGTTACTGAACTCTCTTTTTTTTGGTCTCATCCTATTTTAGAGAGTTTAATATAATTATTTTGGGGTGTCAAGAAAATTTACCGCGTTTCGCTGAAAATAATTATGAGCATTTCTGAAAACATTAAAAACTTTTTAAGACTAAGGCTTAAAGATAAAAAGTTAAGAAGAAAGGATCTTATACAAGGTAGTGGAATTGCTTCTTCAACATTAAGTAATATCACTAAATCTAAACATTATAGTCCTGTACTTAAAACTATTATTACTATTGCAAACTACTTTGAATGTTCTATGGATGAAGTTGTTGGCAGAAATACACATATTTCTCTAAACATAGAAAATTATAAATTCCAAATAATCGATTCAGAACGTATTGGTGTTAATTTAAAAAAATTTCTTACTAAAAAACTAAAAGAACTAAATTTGAATCCTTATAAGCTAGCTATAGAACTTGGATTTAATGAGCATATTATCCATGATTTTGTAAAGGAAGATTCTTTGCAACAAACTTTAGGTAGTGCCGTAACTATAGCCCTAGCAGATTATTTTCAAGTATCACTAGATGAAATGATTGGCAGAATTAAGGCTACTGTTTCTGACAATGATAAGCCTTCTCAGCAAAACCCCGATTGTGACAGTGATTTGAAATAATAATTTATATCTATTGTTTCCTTTACCAATTTGAGTGAGATTTAACTTAAAAATTTCTTTCTTGCTTTTCTACTTGGAAATAGTGTCTTTAGAAAAATAGTTTCTTTATTTTCTTTAATGTAAGGTACAGCATATACTTCAGTTACTACTCTTACATATAAAATCTGTTGATCAGGATATTGCTCTTGATTGTGATGTTTCGTTATATCTAGCAGATTTCCATCTGCTATAGCCTGAATTATTTCTTCAAAACCTATTCCCCTTTCAAGTAATAATTTCGAATTTTTCTCATAATTATATCTAAATTTAATCAACTTACACTACCTAACAACATCTATAATCTTGTGGCTTCTTTATGAATCAGCATATTAATATATGTTTGATATGCTAATCCAGCCTTTGAAGCTTTAATTTTTATAGCTTCAATATCCTGTTGGGCTACTCTTATGGTAATCGGGTGTTTTTGCTTTAGATGTGTTTTAGCCGCATTTTGAAATAGACCAATATCCTCATGGTTTTTAATACTAGATTGTTTTTCAAAATTAATCTCTATTTCTTGTTCATATTTATCTAATTTGTAGTGCATAATTTTACATAGTTTTTATTTAATGACTATACATAGTATGTACATACTATGTCAATATATTTTAGAATTATTATATAAAAACATTATATTGACTTTAGATGTGTATATATATTAAAATCTAAGGCGGGATTACTGTAAAGTAATTCTAGAGGTTCGAAAGCCTCTATCTAACGGCGGTATGCATCAACCGTAAAAATGATGCTTCTCGGTCTTTTATGGTCGGGGGGATGGTAGAGTTTGGCTTAAGTGTTTACATTTAAGCCAGACGGTTACCATAGCTGTCTGTTAGCAGTCTTTCGAACCCCCGATCACCAATCTAGATTCACTTCTTCTAAAAATCTTGTCTTTGGTGGTCAAAAATTTACAATTTTTTGACATTCAGGGGAAGATTATATGCACTTAAGTTGGGATTTGGATACAATCATTTTTGTCACTTTTTTAATTTTTACCTTAGCAGTAGGTCTATTTTTTAGTCGTGGTATAAAAAATATTAACGAATATGCTATAGGCAACCGCAATTTCTCCACCAGCACTATAACTGCGACAATTATTGCCACTTGTATTGGTGGTGGTTTCTTTTCTGGAGCAGTCAGTGAATCTTATAAACAAGGTTTATACTTTATCATTCCGGCAATTGGTGAACCTTTAGCTCTCATAATTGTTGGTTACTTATTAGCTCCACGTATGGCAGAGTTTTTGGGTAATCTTTCCATAGCTGAAGCCATGGGTACTCTTTATGGTAAGAAAGTTCAATTGATTACAGCTATAGTAGGCATTTTCCTTTGCACAGGAATAGTTGCATAACAATTTAAGGTTTCATCTACCATGTTACAACTTTTCTTTAATGTTTCTAGTTTTTATGCTGTTTTGGCAAGTGCTGTTATAGTAATATTATATTCAGCTTTTGGTGGTATAAAGGCTGTTACTTTTACAGATATAATACAATTTCTTACTTTTGGTACTATTATTCCTATAATTACCCTGATCATTTGGGGAACTCTGCATGATCCTCATAAAGTTTTTGTAACAATTAATGAGAATCCTTTATTTGATTATAGGCAACTATTTAATTTCAACTCTGAGTCTATAAGTTCTTTTTTGACGTTATTATTTTTTCTAATTCCAGGTTTTCAACCGGTTTTCTTTCAAAGATTGGCAATGGCTAAGAACATCATACAAGCTAGACAGTCTTTTATAACAGCAGGTTTAATATGTCTTGTGATGTTAGTAGTAATAATGTGGGTTGGAATATTATTACTGGCAGACAATCCTAATCTTAATCCCAATAACTTGTTAGCCCATATTATAGAGAATTACAGCTATCAAGGATTAAGAGGACTTACTGCTATAGGTATTATTGCGATAATCATGTCTACGGCAGACTCATATATTAACTCTGCAGCTGTATTATTTACTAATGATATTTTAAAATTATTAGATTTTGAGATTATAAAAAAGATTCGTAATCTTAGTGATCTAATTATATTACGTGTTTTTGCTATTTTTGTTGGTATTTCTGCTATTTCCCTAGCTTTAAAAGAAAGTAGTATATTTGATTTACTGTTAGAAATATTAGGTTTTTATATGCCTGTAGTTTCTGTACCTTTCCTTTTAGCAATCCTAGGCTTTCGTAGTAGCAGTAAAGCAGTATTAACAGGAATGTTTGCTGGATTTATTACAGTAGTTAGTTTTAAAGTCTTAGGTGTAAAAATGAAGCCTGTCGTACCAGCTATGGTAGCTAATTTGTTAACTTTGATGTTTATCCATTACTTTTTTAAACAAGCTGGTGGTTGGATTGGTGTAAAAGATCCCAGCCCTATAATCGCTCTTAGACTTGAACGTAAAAGAAAATTCAGAAGAATTATTAGTTTAATCAAACAATTTAATCTGATAAATTTTTGTAAAGGTAATCTACCAAAAAATGAAATTACTTATTTTCTATTTGGCTTCTTTGCAATAATATCCACTTATTCATCGTTATTTACTATTTCAGAATCTTATAGCACAAAATATGCTGATATTTATCACTTCATTTATCATTCAGTATTAATAATAGCTACCGGGCTTGCAATTTATCCGATATGGCCTCATAAATTTAGAAACGAGAGCTTTATAGCATTAGCTTGGAATCTAGGTGTTTTATATCTGTTGGTTTGTGTTGGAATTATGCTGATTATGATTAGCGAATTTCATCAACTACAATTAATGATATTTATTATTAACTTATTAGTTACGGGAATATTGCTTAGGTGGCAGATAGCTTTATTTATCACAATTTTTGGTACATTCACATCATTGCAATTTTTTAAATGTTGCATGGGTAAAGACTATTTAACTAGTAATTTAGGTAGTATTCAATTTCAAATAAATTTATTTTTGTTGCTACTGAGTAGTGTATCAATAGCATTTCTAAAACCAAAACTAAAATATGAAGAATTATATGAAACCATGAAGAGTGCATGGGAAAAGAAATCAAGAAAACTAACTCATGATTTGATAAAAGTGGCACAACATGAAGAAGAGTTTTTTAGTAGAATAGAAGGTCAGGAACAACAACAACTCCATAGCTTGCAACTCCAACTTAAAGCATTATATACAAAACTACAAAAAACAGCTAATAAAGACCAAATTTCTCGGATTACTGAAGACTTATGTGAAGTGGCAAAACGAATAGAGGCAGGAGTTTTATATCTTTCGACTATTACTCACAGAGTAAGACGTCAAGTGCATATTAAGCTTACTAAAGTTAACATTATGGATTTAGTAAATGAAGTAGTAGTAGAATGTGAAAAATTATCTGAACAACCATTACGATTTGTTAGTCAATATAAAATAAAATATCCTAACATAATATGCGACCCAGAAAAACTGAAGGAAGTAATAAAAAGCCTGTTGATTCATGCTATCAACAATAATGTCGATAGTAATCTGGTGGGTATTTTTCTAGAGGATGATATTCTAGATTTTGAACTAAATATATCAAAAACTACTAAAAGTAAAAAACCAATTGAAGCAATAAGACTAACAATAAAAAATCAAGGAGATCACCTTACTGAACAACAACTTAAATTAATTTTTACTCCAACTTTTAGGCAAACTAATGAACTAACTTTTTTTGAATGTTCTAATATTATAGATGCTCACTATGGGAATTTTAAGGTTGATAATAACCAAGATAAAGGTATAAATTATAATATCACTATTCCTGCTAATATTAAGGAGATTCGACCTAAAGTAATGGATTTGCCTGATATAAGGATTGAGAACTTTGAAAAGATTACAGAAATATTTTTACAGGAACAAAAGGATGACAGATTAAACATAGCACAAAAATTACTGAAAGCAGGAGTTGACTTTGATATTATTGAGCAAGCTACCTTAATTAAAAAAGAAGAAATTACCAATATTAAGGTTATTTGAAAAATGGTGGCTATTACCAACATCTTTTTAAACCAAAAGTATGTTGGTAATAGTAAGTTCTAACAGAGGATCGCTCCTTGATCATGTCGTACTCAGTAATTTGTTATTAACACTTCATTAGATGTTCTTCGGTAATTTGATATCGAATATTTGATTGTAATAGTACTAATGTTAAAATCTTTATATAACTCTCTAATAAAGCTGGTATCACTGTTAGAGATCATAAGCTTGGTTCCTTTGTTAGATAATTCTATAGCAAAGCTCTTAAGCCTTACTTGATCATTTTCAGCAAACGGTACTCTAGTATAAAAACATTCACCTGATTTATGATATGGCGGATCAAAGTAAACAAAATCATTAGCTTGTGGTTCTATAAAAGAAAAATCTCCTGCGTAAATTGTCGTATCTTGTAAAGTACTGCTACATTGATTAAGTGTAGTAATAAAATTATCAGAATTAGCATAGTTTCTGCTAGAGCAAGACATTAGAATTTGATTATGTTTATTCACTCGGTATATTCCCCTAAAAGAATATCGATTTAAATATAAAAATCTTGCTGTAATTTCAGTAGGGTCATTGCTATTAATATTGTTATCTCTAACTTGGTTATAATATTCTTTATTATGTTTTAGCCGATATGATTCACATAGCTCTATAATTTTTGCTGGATTCTTTTTAACAGCATTATA comes from Candidatus Tisiphia endosymbiont of Nemotelus nigrinus and encodes:
- a CDS encoding Sca4 family protein — translated: MKDNPQPINSPQENSNEVIEQTEESQDLFILAGSASSSFGGIEDLDPITEAIRHEILQKQRGILREYIAQYYDITVIDYDDQKLAEYLKNVNNRVIIDQAFLDGKVKAELEKTEIAGYKNVHHNFADQFHTINWQDGDKQNNVRSQIVRNNSGDELATIKETTHKINSIVSLSDGTFKQINSYRTIDLPTELANKSGPMHLSLAVKDENGRNIAKDRAVYFTAHYDSQGKLSEISSPKPVRFNGEGDEAIGYIEHLRHVYSLPVTQGKYREMMLALEKNKGQEIDLSQNITTAQDMIVTANIVNSDLSIQEEKKQYHLDKLKLAEETLEKTAEHYELAKRQAEMISRGVQLTENSDNVANRQLFEKMSENFQCIYDMSPEQAIVKYQTILDELQPATDLRDQQRGLLQQLVEQDPTLAARSVARHYYTHAVAYQKEKTADASSTALEELENLVKICGGYEKLGLTPVKPQLPLLRDESLKMKTETTKKVGSMIEKFMSRGSPSNTPPPVNTSKLQLNNTQVNRR
- a CDS encoding helix-turn-helix domain-containing protein — translated: MSISENIKNFLRLRLKDKKLRRKDLIQGSGIASSTLSNITKSKHYSPVLKTIITIANYFECSMDEVVGRNTHISLNIENYKFQIIDSERIGVNLKKFLTKKLKELNLNPYKLAIELGFNEHIIHDFVKEDSLQQTLGSAVTIALADYFQVSLDEMIGRIKATVSDNDKPSQQNPDCDSDLK
- a CDS encoding CopG family antitoxin; protein product: MHYKLDKYEQEIEINFEKQSSIKNHEDIGLFQNAAKTHLKQKHPITIRVAQQDIEAIKIKASKAGLAYQTYINMLIHKEATRL
- a CDS encoding DNA adenine methylase, which produces MMQQQTFINDNTSIAITKITAINPTNSIIRPFFQWLGGKRKIVDKLIERIPLGLNNYYEPFLGGGALFFQIKNIFNKCFLSDINLELVTSYNAVKKNPAKIIELCESYRLKHNKEYYNQVRDNNINSNDPTEITARFLYLNRYSFRGIYRVNKHNQILMSCSSRNYANSDNFITTLNQCSSTLQDTTIYAGDFSFIEPQANDFVYFDPPYHKSGECFYTRVPFAENDQVRLKSFAIELSNKGTKLMISNSDTSFIRELYKDFNISTITIKYSISNYRRTSNEVLITNY